The genomic window ATAGCTGTTATAGCTCTATTTAGTAGCTCTTTTAACATGTTACCGAGTTTTATGGCTAATAGTATTACACAGCAAACTTTTACATATGACATTAATGAAGAGTACGAAATTAATAGTTCCATTGAGACTATTGTAGTAGATATGACTAATGCTGATATTTCTATTCATGGTCAAACGGACATATCCTTTCAAGCAGTGGGTTCACTAGAAATAGGCGGAAATGATCAAAAAGCTGCTGATAAGATTTTTAAAGATGTTGTTAAATTTCGTACAGAGGGAGACACTGCATTCTTCGAAATTATTAAACCGAAACACCTAACATACCAACGCTTTAAAGCCGAAATTGACATTGCTCTTCCAGCGGATAGACTTGTCGATTTAAGGCTTGTTAACGGTGATATAGAGGCTGCTAATTTACATGATGGCCTTTTAGTTCATAGCGTAAATTCGGATATTGAACTTAATAAAATCGAAAATGATGTAGATGTTGTTGTAATAAATGGAAGTATTGATGGCAAAGGTATAATTGGGTCCGTTACAGCAAAAACAACAAACGGTGAGATTGATTTATCCCAAGTAGAAGGTCATATTCAGGCAAGTATAGTAAATGGAGAAGTGGATTTAGCGGACGTGAATATAACTGATGACAGTAGGATAAGTACTGTAAATGGTGATATTTCTCTTACCCTTAATAATAAAGAAAATTTCAAAATAATTGCCGATACAAGTAATGGAGAAGTAGAAGGCAATGTAACATGGGAACGAAGTGGCGATAAAGATGATTTTGGTTATAAAAAACATGGGACGTTAAATCTTGGTAATAATGAATTTATATTAAATCTTAAAGCTGGAAACGGTAAGGTTATAGTAAATAAATAGGTAAGCGATTATCGCTTACCTATTTTCCATCTATAGACTGAAACATATGATGCATAATTTCATCGTAATTAGGATAGTGAACATCATTAGAACTAGTAAGTGGCTCAATATAAAATTTAGTATTATTAAAAGTATGATTGTAAGTAGGAGTAAATCTTGGTTTTGCAATCGTAACAGTAGATTGTCTATTACTATGTATTGTTTTTACAATATCGATTTCAACAATACCTCCAATATCCTTATAGTCTCTCATTTGGCCAGAAATAAAGTTACCAAGTGAGTATACGACTAGACCTTGTGAATTATCATCACGTTCGATCCATTCCATTGGTTGGAGTACGTGCGGATGGTGACCTATAATTATGTCAGCGCCTGACATGATGATACTTTTTGCAAGCTGTTGTTGATTTGTATTAGGAAGACGCATATATTCATTTCCCCAATGCATACTCACTACAACTATGTCAGCTAAATCTCTTAATTTTTGAATATCAGATGTGATTAATTCACTATCAATTAAATTTACAGCGTATGGGTGTTCTTTTGGGATAATTAAACCGTTTGTACCATAAGTATAAGCTAAGAATCCCACACGTATGCCATTTCGAACGAGAATGCGTGGTGTATTAGCATCCTCCTGGCTATCATATGATCCTACATATTTCATGCCTATACTATTATAAAAATCAATAGCATTTTTTATGGCATCAAAGCCTCTGTCTAATGTGTGGTTATTGGCCATTGAGACAATATCTACACCAACATCTTGAAGCGTTGATGCGATTTCATAAGGACTATTGAAGCGTGGGTATGTCGAGACACCTATTTCACTGCCACCAATAATCGATTCTTGATTAGCGAATGTTAAATCTGCATTTGTAAGAATATCTTTTACCCCTGTAAACATAGGCATAAAATCATATGTACCGTTTGTTTTAGCAGCGTTGTAAACGGTGCTATGTATCAAAATATCCCCAACAGCAGCCAAAGTTAAAGACTGACTGTATGATTTCTCCTGATCTGCCATAACAGTTTTCACGGGGTGAGTATGAGCGAATATTGGAACTGAGTTGCTGCCTTGTGTTTCCTCAAAAAAGAATAAGTAAATGACAGTTGACCAAACAGCTGTCATCACTACAACTAACAAAAATATCTGTGCTTTTGGCTTCATGTTTTCATCTTTCCATTCTATAGAAATAGTAATCTAACAATATACATCAATAGTATCATATTTCCAATTACTTAAAATGGGAAAGTTTTAAAAAGAAAAACGTTTTAGTTATCCTAAAACGTTTTTCAAAATAATAAATATGTATGAATCATTGGCTACGGTTATGTATCCCTTAAATGTAGTAAAGGGTAGTTTTGCGTTCATTTAATGCACTAGTTTTTTGTGCTTTGTTTTTAAACTACGAAGTATCAATATATTTTAGCAATTGTTACTTTTACTGTTTTACATCCATTTTATTTTTGGCTCAGTTTTGTTTAGTATACGACGAATATTCGCACGATGACGATAAATAACGAAGGTAGTCAAAATACCTACAGCTATTATTAAAGTAACATCTGATGTGAAAAGGCTATACGCGAATGTAAATAATCCCGTAAGCATCGAAGATAATGATACGTACTTTGTTAAATATAAAACTAAGAAAAAACATGCAACCATCGCCAAAAACATGACTGGCGCATAAAAGAGCAATACTCCACCAGATGTAGCGACAGCTTTTCCGCCTTTAAATTTTGCGAATAATGGATACATATGACCTACTACAGCAAATACACCGATCAGTAATGGGTTTACATCAGGTGCTTGGAAGATTAAAGGTAAAGCAGCAGCTAGTGTACCCTTTAGAATATCGAGTGCTGTGACAATGAATCCAGCCCTTTTGCCAAGAACTCGAAATGTATTTGTACCACCCAAATTACCACTACCATGATTTCGAATATCTACTTTATATCCCCACTTACCAACTATCAGTGCGAAAGGAATGGAACCAATTATGTACGCTATAATAGCTAAAATGATATACCACATGAATACGTAATCTCCTTTTTTGTTACATGATGCATTTCTCAAGTTAAGAGTTATTTCTTTTTAGTATACCCTTAACAATATCCCCATGAAAAGTTGAAGTTCTGTTTATTTTACCATTTAATGCTTTGGCATATCTATGTTTTTATAGTTTTGCATAAAAAAAACCTATAGACAAATATAAACAATTTACTAATTTCTCTTTCCTTTTGTAGTATCTTTTCGTACTATGTCGATAGGAGGGGGATTTTGATGTCTAGAGTCGAAACTTTCAAAAAGAAACAACCTATTGTTTCCATCATACTTGCGGTTGTTTTTACTTTAATTTTAATATCTACAAGTATTACATTTTATCTATATCCTTGGCCCTCAAATGAGCAGGTCGCATATACGGACAAACAGAATCCAATTTTGTTTCAGCAAACACTTTTAGATAATGAAGCGAGTATTATTGATGATGTTTTGTACTTACCATTTGAATTTGTTAAGCAGTACATTGATGAAAGTATAAGTTATGATGAGTCATCACAATCTATTATTATTACGACTAGTCAAAAAGTTATTCAAATGCCAACAAATCAACTAGAATACTTTATTAATGATGAACCGCTCTCGTTAGAATTTCCTGTTCTTTTAGACGACACGAATAATCTTTTAATACCTATAAAAACGATAGAGATGTTATATCCATTTAAAATTAGTTTGCTAGACTCAGGGATTGTGTATATTCAGCAAGAAGGCGACATTATATTGCCAGCTTTTGTAAAATCGGAGCAAAGAGAGCATGATTTAAAGCTTCGTCAGCAGCCAGATATAGCAGCCCCATATGTGGCTACTATAATGAGTGATGAAATGGTATATATCGAAGGAGAGGATCAGGCGTATTATTTAGTTCGAAAAGAGGATGGTGTAGCAGGTTATGTGCAAAAACAAGTTGTTACGTTACAAAAACCTATTGAACTAGATTTAGCTTTTGAACAAGAGCCAAAATTCAATCCTCCAATATCATGGCCGATCAATCTAACGTGGGAGCCAGTATATTCTAGAACACCTGATCCTAGTACATTACCGCTATTACCAGGTGTAAATGTAGTATCTCCAACATGGTTTGAACTAAAGAACGGTGAAGGTGATGTCTCAAATTTAGCAACAAAGGAATATATGGAATGGGCTAAAAATAGGGGGTATCATGTTTGGGCCTTATTTAGTAATGATTTTTCCCCGGAGAAAACACATGAGGCTTTCTCTACCTTTGAAACAAGAGAAAAAATTATTAAACAGCTTTTAGCTTACAGTGAAATGTATGGTGTTGATGGTATTAATATTGATATTGAGAATGTGAACTTAGAGGACGGCCCTCTTGTTACACAATTTGTTAAAGAAGCTGCGCCTTATTTTCATCAAGCTGGCTTAATTGTTAGTATGGATGTAACATTTATATCAGAAAGTGCACGATGGTCTAAGTTTTATGAAAGAGAAAAACTAGCAGAAGTAGTCGATTATATGATGGTTATGGCCTATGATGAACACTGGGGTTCGTCACCAAAAGCAGGAAGTGTGGCAAGCTTACCATGGGTTGAACGAAACTTACAGAGATTACTAGATGTTGTTCCAGCTGAACAGGTAGTCTTAGGCATTCCTTTATATACTCGCTTATGGATTGAGCAAGAAACGGACGAAGGAAACATTGAAGTGTCTTCTAAAGCGTTAACGATGGATACCGTTGATAAATGGATAGCAGATAGACAGCTTGAACCTATTTTCGATGAAGCATCTGGCCAAAATTTTGTAGAATATAGAGATGAGGCTAATAAAACAACGTATAAAATATGGCTTGAAGACAGTGTTTCTTTAACAAAGCGAGTGCAGCTTATGCACAAATATGGCCTTGCTGGTGTTGCAACTTGGGCACGGACGTTTGCAAATGAAAATGCTTGGTTATCAATTGAAGAGTCAATTAAGCATATTAAACCAGCAAATGAATTGGAATAAGCACTATCGTTTTGCACGTTTTTTTCAATATGGTATGATTTTATTAAGGACTATCCAAAATACAGGATAGTCTTTTTTAACTTATAGAAAGTATATAATTCTGAATCTAGACGAGTGTCTAGCCACAGACGCCAACGGTTCGGGAGAAAAACAAACCCAGTTTTTCCTTGGTCGCAAGCCGATTGCCTTACACTTTTCTTAACTAGAGTTTTATACTTTAACAACCAAACGGTTAAGTTGCTATCGCAAAAGAGAGATTGAATAGGAGTCGGTACAATGATTGTTTTTGAAAATGTGTCAAAGGAGTATGATAACGGATTAGAGGTTTTGAAAAACATTAACCTGGAGGTGAAGAAGGGAGAACTACTAACATTGATAGGTCCAAGTGGATGTGGTAAAACTACGACTATGAAAATGATTAATAGGCTGCTTGAACCTACTAGTGGTGTTATAAGAATTAATAACGAAGATGTTGCTAACATTGATCCTGTTGAATTGCGAAGAAACATAGGGTATGTTATTCAACAAATCGGTTTGCTTCCCCATATGACAATAGCAGAAAACATTGCTTTAGTTCCTAAACTGAAAAAGTGGAGTAAACAATCCTATACTAAAAGAGTAGATGAGTTACTAGATTTAGTAGGGCTTGATCCATATACATATCGTGATAGATATCCATTAGAGCTAAGCGGAGGGCAGCAACAGCGCATCGGCGTTGTTCGGGCATTAGCTGCAGAGCCTGACATTGTTTTAATGGACGAGCCTTTTAGTGCACTGGATCCTATTTCACGGGAGCAGCTACAAGATGAATTAGTTCATATTCAAAAAACAATCCAAAAGACCATTGTTTTTGTAACGCATGATATGGATGAAGCTATCAAGATAGCCAATAGAATTGCGATTATGAAGGAAGGGGAAATTATTCAAATTGATTCAGCAAATAATATGCTACAACAGCCGAAGAACGATTTTGTACGATCATTTATAGGTGAGTCTCGATTAACAACGCTTCCTTCGTCAGCTAGTGACCTCTTATCTACTACGTTTGCCGCACTGAATGTAAACGATGGCGTTTCAGAAGCTATTGATTCAATGAAAGCTATCGGAATGAAAAGCTTGCCTGTAGTAAGCCATGCTAAACAATATTGTGGCATTGTTCATTTACATGATGTGGAACAACATATTCATACGCCAGCAGTGAAAATTTCAGAGTTATTACATACTGATTATCAAACAATATCACAGGAAGACACAATTGAAACTACAGTAAGAGTGTTTCTAAATAATCGTCAAAACCTTCTACCAGTATTAGAACACGATAAACTTATTGGCTTTATAACACAAACCAGTTTGATTAGCCGCCTTGCCAACTTACATGATGATAGAAATGTTGAAGAAAAAAAGGTAGGTGGACTCAATGAATGAAACAAATGTCTTTCTTATACTTGTCGAAACCTTTAACAAAAGGTGGGACGCTATTGTAACAGGATTACAGGAACATATTATTTTATCAATTACTGCTATGTTAATAGCTTTAATTATTAGCTTACCGCTAGGAATTTATATTTCAAGAAACAGAAGAATAGCGGAACCTATTATTGGTGTGACAGCTATTTTTCAAACAATTCCTAGTCTTGCCTTTTTTGGTTTCTTAATTCCGCTATTTGGTATTGGTAGTGTTACGGCTATAACTGCACTTACTTTGTATGCTTTACTACCGATTTTACGTAATGTATATACCGGTTTATCAGAGGTAGACCAATCTGCAATAGAAGCCGGAAAAGGAATGGGTATGACGAGATGGCAGATTTTAACGTTAATAGAAATGCCACTAGCCTTACCAGTTATTATGGCTGGTATACGTACAGCAACAGTGTTAACCATTGGCGTTGCAACATTAGCAACCTTTGTTGGAGCGGGAGGACTAGGCGATTTAATATATCGGGGATTAAGTACTATTAATAATTATTTAGTTCTCGCAGGAGCGATTCCTGCAGCGCTTTTAGCGTTATTATTTGATTTTATTTTACGTTACGTTGAAAAATCAGTAACACCAAAGGGATTAAGAAAATAGGGGGAATCTTAAATGAAAAAATTAACGGCACTCTTAGTATTTATTTTAATTTTAATAGTTAGTGGATGCGGTGGTGATAATGCAAAGCAAGAGGTTTTAACTGTATCAGGGAAAAAATGGACAGAACAATACATTCTACCGTACATAATAGCAGAATATGTTAAAGCAAACTCCGATTATACTGTTGAAGTAAAGGAAGGCCTTGGTGAAGTAGCAATCTTAACAGAGGCCTTAAAAGAAGGAGATATTGATTTATATGTAGAATATACAGGTACAGGACTATTAACAGTTTTAAAAGAACCACATGATCCATCGGCTAGTGCAGATGAAATTTTAGAACGAGTTAAAAAAGGGTATAAAGATGAATTTAATTTAGTTTGGACTGCCCCGTTAGGATTTGAAAATACATATGCATTGGCTTTTCGTGATGAATTAAAAGAAAATATAACAGCACGAACTTTTTCTGATGTTGCTCCTTTAACAAACGAACTAACTTTTGGAGCTCCTCCTGAGTTTTTTGAACGTGAAGATGGGTATGATGGACTAGTAGATACATATAACTTTGCCTTTAAAGATACAACTAGTTTGGATCCTAATATAATGTATCAGGCTGTTAAGGATGGTCAGGTAGATATAATCCCAGCATTTACGACAGATGGTCGTATTGCTAGATTTAATTTAGCTACTTTAAAGGATGATAAGCAATACTTTCCTCCTTACTATGCTGCACCTATAGTCCGTCAAGAAGCATTAGATACATTTCCAAAGCTTGAGGAATTATTGGATAATTTAGGTGATCAAATTACCGAATTAGAAATGGCAGAGATGAATGCAAAAGTAGATATTGATGGCTTAGATCCAGTCAATGTTGCTAAGCAATTTCTTCAAGATAAAGGTTTAATACAATAAAAGAGGTGGATAAAATGGACGTGCAAATTCCAAGTCGCCAAGAACTCGGTGTTATTTTAAAGAAAGCAAGGCGGATAGCAGTTGTTGGATTATCAGCGAATCCAGAAAAAACATCTTATATGGTTTCATCTGCCATGCAGGATGCAGGATATGAAATCATCCCAGTAAATCCAACTGTAGAATCTGTGTTAGGTGTTAAAGCGGTAAAGTCATTAGCAGACATAGAAGGACATGTTGATATCGTAAATGTATTTCGCCGTCCTGAGCATTTGCCTGAGGTTGCAAAACAATTTGATGAAATTGATGCTGATGTTTTTTGGGCGCAGCTTGGCATTGTGAATGAAGAAGCGTATCACTTTTTAAAAGAACGAGGATATACAGTTGTAATGGACCGCTGTATTAAAGTGGAACACGCTCTAACGAAAGATAAGTAATTCCGGTAAATTTGCATTATTTTATTTTATTTAACCCTCAAATTTCTAAGAAATTCGAGGGTTTTTATATTTTTTGTCAAATATAAGGTTTGCGAAATTACATTTTACATATACAATAAAGTTTAGATGCTTACATTGAAAGTAAAATTATATAGCAGTCAATGATAGGTTATACGCTAGATGTCGCTTTATTTAACTGTGAGGGAATAATTGACGATGCTGCTTTTGGACTCCAATACGGTAATCTCCGCTTATTTTTGTTTTAAGACACCAAAATTTTAAGGGCTTAAACGAATGTGTAGACCCAGGTATGAGCGCGCTATGTCTAGCTATAAGCTGTATAAGCTGTGGTTTAATGCCTTATATCAGTATGCTACCGAAGTATAGTAATAAATGCTCACAGCACACAGAGTGAGTACTCTCCGATTTTTCATTCTAGCTAAACCATGTAGATAGATAGTTTAAGTCATACTACTATCAAGGCAAAACATTTAAGGTTTTATCTCCGCCGTAGAGCGCACTGCGCGTATAAATACAAATGAACTAAAGTTAAATGATCTTGTCTTAGTATGAATGGCAAGAACAACATGAGCCTGTTAACTAAACAACTCACTATGTTATTAATGCCAGTTTGCAAGCTACGCTTTCTTTAGAAAGGGGAATTTTATTTTGTCAGGGAAAAGTTTTGAATACAACGATGATGCCATACAGGTACTCGAGGGTCTTGAAGCCGTTCGTAAGCGACCTGGTATGTATATAGGAAGTACTGATACAAGAGGGTTACATCACTTAGTATATGAAATAGTTGATAATGCTGTTGACGAAGCTCTTGCGGGTTACGGTGACCATATAATTGTTACAATACATAAGGATAACAGTATTAGTGTAGAGGACAAAGGTCGCGGAATGCCTACAGGGATGCATAAGCTAGGAAAGCCAACACCAGAGGTTATTTTAACAGTGTTACATGCTGGTGGAAAGTTTGGGCAAGGCGGATACAAAACAAGTGGGGGCTTACATGGGGTAGGTGCATCGGTTGTAAATGCATTATCTTCGTCACTAACGGTTCGAATCAAAAGAGATGGATTTATATATGAACAGCGATTCGCAGATGGTGGGAAGCCTGTCACGACATTAGAAAAAGTGGGTACGACTAATAAAACAGGAACAACGATTCATTTTAAACCAGATTCGTCTATATTCAGTGTACTAACGTACAATTATGAAACATTAAGTGAACGCCTTCGTGAGTCAGCGTTTTTATTGAAAGGGTTAAAAATTGAATTAGTTGATAAACGAAACGATGAGCGTGAGACCTTTCATTATGAAAATGGTATAGAAGCTTTTGTAGCTTATCTTAATGAAGAAAAAGATACGCTTCATCCTGTTGTAATGTTCGAGGGGACACAAGGGCAAATTGAAGTGGAAGTCGCTTTTCAATTTAATGATGGCTATGCCGAAAACATGTTGTCATTTGTCAATAATGTACGCACAAAAGATGGTGGTACACATGAGTCGGGCGCAAAAGCGGCTTTTACACGTGTATTCAACGAGTATGCAAGAAAAGTGAACATGCTAAAAGAAAAAGACCGTAATTTAGATGGTTCCGACATTCGTGAAGGTCTAACGGCGATTGTGTCAGTTAGAATACCAGAAGAGCTATTACAATT from Bacillus sp. HMF5848 includes these protein-coding regions:
- a CDS encoding DUF4097 family beta strand repeat-containing protein, whose translation is MKSWKIGSLTAGVVLLGIGGLWLLGNLLNFSVFPILKFMWPVVIILFGIEILLYQYFHKESSMRFDGFSIFIIIAVIALFSSSFNMLPSFMANSITQQTFTYDINEEYEINSSIETIVVDMTNADISIHGQTDISFQAVGSLEIGGNDQKAADKIFKDVVKFRTEGDTAFFEIIKPKHLTYQRFKAEIDIALPADRLVDLRLVNGDIEAANLHDGLLVHSVNSDIELNKIENDVDVVVINGSIDGKGIIGSVTAKTTNGEIDLSQVEGHIQASIVNGEVDLADVNITDDSRISTVNGDISLTLNNKENFKIIADTSNGEVEGNVTWERSGDKDDFGYKKHGTLNLGNNEFILNLKAGNGKVIVNK
- a CDS encoding CapA family protein; protein product: MKPKAQIFLLVVVMTAVWSTVIYLFFFEETQGSNSVPIFAHTHPVKTVMADQEKSYSQSLTLAAVGDILIHSTVYNAAKTNGTYDFMPMFTGVKDILTNADLTFANQESIIGGSEIGVSTYPRFNSPYEIASTLQDVGVDIVSMANNHTLDRGFDAIKNAIDFYNSIGMKYVGSYDSQEDANTPRILVRNGIRVGFLAYTYGTNGLIIPKEHPYAVNLIDSELITSDIQKLRDLADIVVVSMHWGNEYMRLPNTNQQQLAKSIIMSGADIIIGHHPHVLQPMEWIERDDNSQGLVVYSLGNFISGQMRDYKDIGGIVEIDIVKTIHSNRQSTVTIAKPRFTPTYNHTFNNTKFYIEPLTSSNDVHYPNYDEIMHHMFQSIDGK
- the plsY gene encoding glycerol-3-phosphate 1-O-acyltransferase PlsY is translated as MWYIILAIIAYIIGSIPFALIVGKWGYKVDIRNHGSGNLGGTNTFRVLGKRAGFIVTALDILKGTLAAALPLIFQAPDVNPLLIGVFAVVGHMYPLFAKFKGGKAVATSGGVLLFYAPVMFLAMVACFFLVLYLTKYVSLSSMLTGLFTFAYSLFTSDVTLIIAVGILTTFVIYRHRANIRRILNKTEPKIKWM
- a CDS encoding glycosyl hydrolase family 18 protein, giving the protein MSRVETFKKKQPIVSIILAVVFTLILISTSITFYLYPWPSNEQVAYTDKQNPILFQQTLLDNEASIIDDVLYLPFEFVKQYIDESISYDESSQSIIITTSQKVIQMPTNQLEYFINDEPLSLEFPVLLDDTNNLLIPIKTIEMLYPFKISLLDSGIVYIQQEGDIILPAFVKSEQREHDLKLRQQPDIAAPYVATIMSDEMVYIEGEDQAYYLVRKEDGVAGYVQKQVVTLQKPIELDLAFEQEPKFNPPISWPINLTWEPVYSRTPDPSTLPLLPGVNVVSPTWFELKNGEGDVSNLATKEYMEWAKNRGYHVWALFSNDFSPEKTHEAFSTFETREKIIKQLLAYSEMYGVDGINIDIENVNLEDGPLVTQFVKEAAPYFHQAGLIVSMDVTFISESARWSKFYEREKLAEVVDYMMVMAYDEHWGSSPKAGSVASLPWVERNLQRLLDVVPAEQVVLGIPLYTRLWIEQETDEGNIEVSSKALTMDTVDKWIADRQLEPIFDEASGQNFVEYRDEANKTTYKIWLEDSVSLTKRVQLMHKYGLAGVATWARTFANENAWLSIEESIKHIKPANELE
- a CDS encoding betaine/proline/choline family ABC transporter ATP-binding protein (Members of the family are the ATP-binding subunit of ABC transporters for substrates such as betaine, L-proline or other amino acids, choline, carnitine, etc. The substrate specificity is best determined from the substrate-binding subunit, rather than this subunit, as it interacts with the permease subunit and not with substrate directly.), whose translation is MIVFENVSKEYDNGLEVLKNINLEVKKGELLTLIGPSGCGKTTTMKMINRLLEPTSGVIRINNEDVANIDPVELRRNIGYVIQQIGLLPHMTIAENIALVPKLKKWSKQSYTKRVDELLDLVGLDPYTYRDRYPLELSGGQQQRIGVVRALAAEPDIVLMDEPFSALDPISREQLQDELVHIQKTIQKTIVFVTHDMDEAIKIANRIAIMKEGEIIQIDSANNMLQQPKNDFVRSFIGESRLTTLPSSASDLLSTTFAALNVNDGVSEAIDSMKAIGMKSLPVVSHAKQYCGIVHLHDVEQHIHTPAVKISELLHTDYQTISQEDTIETTVRVFLNNRQNLLPVLEHDKLIGFITQTSLISRLANLHDDRNVEEKKVGGLNE
- a CDS encoding ABC transporter permease, which codes for MNETNVFLILVETFNKRWDAIVTGLQEHIILSITAMLIALIISLPLGIYISRNRRIAEPIIGVTAIFQTIPSLAFFGFLIPLFGIGSVTAITALTLYALLPILRNVYTGLSEVDQSAIEAGKGMGMTRWQILTLIEMPLALPVIMAGIRTATVLTIGVATLATFVGAGGLGDLIYRGLSTINNYLVLAGAIPAALLALLFDFILRYVEKSVTPKGLRK
- a CDS encoding glycine betaine ABC transporter substrate-binding protein, which encodes MKKLTALLVFILILIVSGCGGDNAKQEVLTVSGKKWTEQYILPYIIAEYVKANSDYTVEVKEGLGEVAILTEALKEGDIDLYVEYTGTGLLTVLKEPHDPSASADEILERVKKGYKDEFNLVWTAPLGFENTYALAFRDELKENITARTFSDVAPLTNELTFGAPPEFFEREDGYDGLVDTYNFAFKDTTSLDPNIMYQAVKDGQVDIIPAFTTDGRIARFNLATLKDDKQYFPPYYAAPIVRQEALDTFPKLEELLDNLGDQITELEMAEMNAKVDIDGLDPVNVAKQFLQDKGLIQ
- a CDS encoding CoA-binding protein; its protein translation is MDVQIPSRQELGVILKKARRIAVVGLSANPEKTSYMVSSAMQDAGYEIIPVNPTVESVLGVKAVKSLADIEGHVDIVNVFRRPEHLPEVAKQFDEIDADVFWAQLGIVNEEAYHFLKERGYTVVMDRCIKVEHALTKDK
- the parE gene encoding DNA topoisomerase IV subunit B, translating into MSGKSFEYNDDAIQVLEGLEAVRKRPGMYIGSTDTRGLHHLVYEIVDNAVDEALAGYGDHIIVTIHKDNSISVEDKGRGMPTGMHKLGKPTPEVILTVLHAGGKFGQGGYKTSGGLHGVGASVVNALSSSLTVRIKRDGFIYEQRFADGGKPVTTLEKVGTTNKTGTTIHFKPDSSIFSVLTYNYETLSERLRESAFLLKGLKIELVDKRNDERETFHYENGIEAFVAYLNEEKDTLHPVVMFEGTQGQIEVEVAFQFNDGYAENMLSFVNNVRTKDGGTHESGAKAAFTRVFNEYARKVNMLKEKDRNLDGSDIREGLTAIVSVRIPEELLQFEGQTKGKLGTSEARSAVDAMLSERLAYHLQENTDVGTLLVKKAIKAFQAREAARKAREEARSGKKRKKSEAILSGKLTPAQSRNPDKNEIYLVEGDSAGGSAKQGRDRRFQAVLPLRGKVINTEKAKLADIFKNEEINTIIHAVGAGVGADFEIKDVNYDKVIIMTDADTDGAHIQVLLLTFFYRYMRPLIENGKVYIALPPLYKVSKGSGKKEVIEYAWSEADLKDALKKIGKGYTIQRYKGLGEMNADQLWETTMNPESRTLIRVCIDDAARAERRVTTLMGDKVEPRRKWIETHVSFGLDDETNILENENIIVTEEL